One Natrinema longum genomic window, GCGACGTCGGGATCGTTGTACGCCCGCGGTGCGACGTCGTTTGGGCCGCCGGGGTAGTACAGCGACGCCAGCAGCTGGATCTGCTCCCGGCCGACGCCGAGTTCGAACTGGCCGCCGCCGTACAACTGCACGTCCCGCTCCTCGCAGTAGGCGATCGTCTCGAGCAACGACTCGAGCGAGCCAAAGCGAGACGGTTTGATATTGAGCCAGTCGGGCTCCCAGGGGAGCGCCTCGATGTCTTCGAGACCGTGGATCGGGGCGTCCCAGGAGACGCGAGAGCGGAGAGACTCCGCCTCGAAGAGCGGTCGCGTCTCGTCGGTAAGTGCCGGATCTTCGATGACGGCGTCGGGGAACGCGTCGACGACGAGTTCGTAGAGTGCCGGATCCGCCGGGACGTCGACATCGGTTCCCTCGTACTGTCCTTTCAGATCGAGGATACGGACGGCATCCGTCCCGACCGTCTCGTCGATCGCCGCCACGAGGTCCTCGTCCCACTCCGGGGTGGGGTCGAGTTTGAACTCGAGGCCGGGGACCCGCTCGTGTAACGCCTCGAGCCGGTCGGTCGTCGGCGGGTCCCCGAGGCGGGTGCTGGCGACGAACCGGACGGGGTCGACGGTGCGACCGAGTTCGCTCCCGAGGTCGGTCGCTGCCTGGCGGAGCGCGAGGTCCAGCCCGGCGCTCTCGAGCGCCCAGCGGCGGTAGTTCCGAAACGCCGCTCGATCGGGTTCGCCGCCCGGAAAGAGATCGAGAGCCGCGAGCCGTTCGGAAAAGGAGTCGACGGTGTACTCGCCGGTGAGGTCGGGTAGTCCCGTCTCCGCCAGCCGGTCGTGGTCCTCGGTTTCGTAGGTGACGTCTTCGCCCCGTCCGGTGACTCGCTCGTCGGCCGGTGGTGGGCCCGAGAGCGAAACCGTCGTCGTCACGCGCGTAAACTCGCTCGAGGTCTCCCGTTCCCTGCGGTCGGTCGATACGTCGTCGATCGTCAGCGACAGGTCGGCGAGCCGGTCGTACTCCATAGCTGGTGATCGGGTGCCAGTGAAAAAACGTTTCATACGGTTTGCTGTCCCCATGTCCCGGTGGGACCGCAGGTGTGGTCGCGATTCCACCGGCACTGACGGACGGGAGACCGTATCACTCCTCGCGCCGTCGTTGTCGCAGGTTCTGGCGCGTAAACTGCGGTCGCGCGCCGAGCGATTTGGGTTCGCGGAAGGAGCGATAGAGTTGGACCAGGACGATCACCGAAAAGACCGCGGCGACGATCGATCCTCTGGGAGCCTCGAGGGCGTAGAGGACGCCCATCGAGAACAGCGACATGGTGAGTAGCATGCCGTAGACCAATCGCTTGGCGAGATCCTCGAAGACGTTCTGTTCGTCTTCGACGCCGATCCGGACGTAGAGGTCGTCGCGATCGAGCCGGTCGAGTGCCCGCTCGGCTTTGGGTGCGATCCGGGTCAGCGACTCGCCGGTTCGGCGGAGCTGTTGGCCGGTCTGATCGAGGTATTTTCGGATCGACTCCTCGCGGTACCCCTGTTCGGTCAGGTAATCGGTCGCCGTCGAGATGAAATCGAGGTCCTCGTCGAGAGTGACACAGACCCCTTCGACGACGGTTGCGACCCGAAGGACGAGCGCGAGGTTCTTCGGGAGGCGAAGGGGGAATTCGTAGATCGAGTCCTCGACCTGGCCGACGATCTGGTTGACCCGGTACTGTTCGACGTCCTCGCCGCGGGCGTCTTGGATGGCGATCTCCATCACCTCGGCCATCACTCCTCGATCGGCGTCGGGACTGAGCGTGCCGATCTCGACCAGCGCGTCGAGGATGCCGTCGATGTCCTGATTGGCGACGGCGATGTAGAACTCGACGATCTTCTCCTGGACGAACGAGTCGACCCGCCCCGACATCCCGAAGTCGTAGAAGACGATTTTCCCGTCGTCGGTCACCGCGAGGTTCCCCGGATGCGGATCCGCGTGGAAGACGCCGTCCTCGATGATCATCTGCAGGTACGACCGCTCCAAGTTCTCCGCGATCTCCGTCCGATCGATTCCCTTGCGATCGAGTTCCTCGAGGTCGTTGATCTTCGTCCCCTCGATGTACTCCATCGTGAGCACGCGCGGGCTCGAGTGGCTCTCGATCACGCTGGGGATGCGAAACCGATCGTCGTCCGCGAAGTTCGCCTTGATCTCGGTGAGCATCTCGGCCTCGCGCTCGTAGTCCATCTCCTCGCGGATCGTCTTCGAGAACTCCTCGGCGAGATTCTCGAGGGAAAACGACCGGGCGTCGTCGACGAAGTACAGCAAGATCGGGAGCGACCACTTGATGACCCGCAGGTCGGCCCGGACGAGATCCTCGATCTCGGGCCGGCGGATCTTCACCGCGACGTCACGGCCGGCCTCGTCCGCCGCCGGTTCCCGCGTGCGCTCGGTCGCAGCGTCGAGACGCGCCCGATAGACCTGCCCCAGACTCGCGCCGCTTATCGGGTCGGTATCGAAGGCGGCGAAACGTTCGTCGACGGGACCGAGTTCGTCCTCGAGCACCCGTTTGGCCTCCGACCAGGGAGCTGGCGGCACATCGTCTTGCAACGACGCGAGCACGTCGATGTACGCCGGTGGCAAGACGTCGGGGCGAGTTGACAGCAACTGGCCGAGTTTGATGAACGTCGGACCAAGCGTCAACAGCGACTCGAGCAGTACTTCGGCCCGGTGGCGGTGGGTCTCGGGGTCGACCCGTCGGGGCCGGCCAAAGAGGAGGAACCGCCGTCGGTCGCGGGCGTAGGAGAGCAACAGCGGCAGGAAGTGCCATGCGACGATGACGAATCGCTTGTACGCGCGGAGGGAAGCCAGCCTCGGTCACCCCGTGTTAGGAGTCCTCGTCGACGATATCGATCGTCGTTTCCCCGCTGGCCCCGCGTTTCGGAAGCGTCAACTCGAGGACGCCCCGGTCGACCGTCGCCTCGGCACCTGCGTCGGACGCGTCGTCGGGTAGCGGGAGGTCGACGTCGAAAAACAGCGAGCGGTTCTCCTCGAGGTAGCGGTAGTCGCCGCCGGGCTCTTTCTCCCGGGTGGCATCGATGGAGATCCGCCCGTCCTCGATCGCGAGCTCGAGGGACTCGGCGGAGACGCCGGGCACGTCGAGCACGAGCAGATACGCCTCCTCGCTCTCGAGCAGATCGAAGAAGACGTCCTCCGAGAGGTCCCGCAACGCGTCGCGGAGCGCTGACATGGACACAGGTTCGAACGCCGATACGAAAAACCCCGCGGTCGCGGCGATCCGTCGGCTCCGTGAGTGGGAGTGAGCCGTCACCGATACCATATCCACAGGGGGGTCGCCCCCGTCGACGGTCGGTCGGAGCGGTCCTGGTTCGACATCGGTGGCGATCCAGAGCAGTCCTCTTCCGGTGTACTCATTTATTTGGGGAGTATCGCTCTGTGATATGCCGGATCTCTCAATTGAGGATAACAAACTTGCTAGCGACTCTAACGAGGTTACCTTTGACTACGAGATCGAGGACGTTATCGAATGTGACAGCGTGATCGTCGTTCGCCTCGGTATCCCTCCGGACGAAGCTCACAATCGAAACGTAGTCGGGATCGATAAGACAGGCGCTAGACGGTGGACGATTCCCGAAAGCCCTCTCGGGTCCGTCGAAGACAACCCGTATATGAGTCTCAGTTTACGTGACGGCGAGCTCTGGGTGGGGGACTGGCGAGGATGGACACACCGAGTCGATCCCGAGACCGGTGAACTTCTCGAACGCGAGTTCAGGAAGTAGGGAACAGGTGTGTCGTTCGTTGGTTGGCGAAATCGAAGCAGTGTATTCAACCGTCAGCCAACGGCGACGCGAACCTGCTGACGGCATGTTCTCCGTTCACCACACACTTGACAGGTACCGGGAATAGCGACGGTCACTGCGGTAACTGTGCCTCCTGTAGAACGTTCGTCGGGACGAGAAAGCGGGTGGCTGACAGCCCGACCCACCCACGAATAGCACGATCCGACGACGGGTTCCCCCACGTTTTTGCCCTCCGGCGACTCGAGTCACCGTATGGAAGGAGCCGACCGCGAGCGCACGGAGGCCGGGTTCAAGGTGCGGACGCCGGTCGACGAGGCGCGTCACGTTCTGAGGGAGGCAGTGACGGGGGACGCAGCGGACGCGGACATCCCTTGCGGGACCGAAACCGTCGACGTCGATCGCGCGGACGGCCGCGTCCTCGCCGCCCCGGTCACGTCGGCTCGAGACGTCCCCCACTACCAGCGAGCGGCGATGGACGGCTACGCCGTCCGGGCCGCGGACACGTTCGGGGCCAGCGATCGGTCGCCCGAAGTGTTGCGGATCGCCGAGCCCGCCGCCAACGGCGAGCACGCGACCGCCGACAGTATCGCTCCCGGGACGGCCGCGCGGGTCCACACCGGCAGCGCGCTCCCGGCGGGGGCCGACGCCGTCGTCATGATCGAACGGGTGACCGAACTCGAGTCGGCGGGCGAACTCGAGGTCGAGGACGCCGTCGCAGAGGGGGAAAACGTCGCGCCCGTCGGCGAAGACGTCGAGGAGGGGCAGGCGCTCTACGAGGCGGGCCACCGGCTTCGGCCGTCGGACCTCGGCTTGCTGCGGTCGGCGGGCTACGGCCGCGTCGCGGTCGCCCAGCAGCCGACCGTCGGCGTCGTCCCGACCGGCGAGGAACTCGTCGCGGGGGATCCCGGTCCCGGCGAGGTGATCGAGACGAACGGGCTGACGGTCTCGCGGCTGGCCCAGCGGTGGGGCGCTCGCGCGACCTACCGCGACGTGGTCACCGACGATCCCGAGTCACTGCGCGTGGCGATTCAGCGGGATTTGACGAAGGACGTGGTCGTCACCACCGGCGGCTCCTCGGTCGGCGAACGCGACCTGCTGCCGGAAGTGATCGACGACCTCGGCGAGGTGCTCGTCCACGGCGTCGGGCTCAAACCCGGCCATCCCGTCTGTCTCGGGCTCGTCGAGGACACGCCCGTGCTCGCGCTGCCGGGCTACCCCGTCGCCTGTATCGTCAACGCCGTCCAGTTCCTCCGGCCGGTCCTGCGCTGGCTCGAGGGAACGACCCCCGAACCCCACCCGACGACGCGGGCCCGCCTCGAGCGCAAGCTCCCGAGCGAACCGGGGACCCGGACGTTCGCGCGGGTCCAGCTCGAGCCACGCGATGGCCGGGGGGAAACCGGGGCCGACGGGCCGGCGTACACGGCGATCCCGACGCGTGCGAGCGGCTCGGGCGTGCTCTCGAGCGTCGCGCTGGCGGACGGTTGGGTGGTCGTCGACGACGACCGCGAGGGGATTCCGGCGGGTGAAACGGTTCCCGTCGAGAACTGGGAATACACACCGTAGCGCTGCTGGATCAGTGGCGGCCGACCGGTCGTGACGTCCGGGAGCCGGGGGCGGTCGACCGGATCGGCCGACGCGGGAGCTGTAAGCACTGCATTACGGGAAGCCAGCAGCCGACGAGATGCGGTAGGTGTCCGATACTAAACAGCGGGGACCCCGTCGAGACGGGAGATGGATTCCCCTCCGATTCGCGACGAGACGGTGCTCGTGACCGGCGGTGCGGGGTTTATCGGCAGCCACCTCGTCGATGCCCTCGTTCCCCACAACGAGGTCCGGGTGCTCGATAGCTTCACGACCGGTGACCGAACCCACCTCCCCGACGACGTGACGGTGATCGACGGCGACGTTCGAGACCCCATCGCTCTCCAGCAGTCGGCCCGCGGGGTCGACGTCATCTTCCACCACGCCGCCGTCGTCAGCGTCTCGCGAAGCGTCGACGAACCCCGACAGAGCAATCGCACGAACCTCGAGGCGAGCCTGCTGCTCCTCGAGCAGGCCCGCCAGGAGGACGCGCGGGTCGTCGTCGCCTCGAGCGCAGCCGTGTACGGTCACCCCGAGGAACTCCCGCTCACTGAAACGGCACCGACGAACCCGACCACACCCTACGGCGTCCAGAAGCTCGCGACCGACCAGTACACCCGTCTCTACGAGGACCTGTACGGACTCCCCACCGTCGCACTGCGATACTTCAACGTCTACGGTCCGCGCCAGCAAGGGCCCTACAGCGGCGTCATCTCGACGTTCCTCGAGCAGGCACGGGCGGGCGACCCGATCACCATCGAGGGGGACGGCCAGCAGAGCCGGGACTTCGTCCACGTCAGCGACGTGGTCCGAGCGAACATGCGTGCGGCGACGACCGACGCGGTCGGCGAGGCGTACAACATCGGCACGGGCCAGCGAACGTCGATTCTGACCCTCGCCGAGACGATTCGCTCGGCGACCGGCTCGTCGTCGCCGATCGTCCATCGCGAACCCCGTGCCGGCGACATCAGACACAGCAGTGCGGACACGTCGAAGGCGACGCGCGACCTCGGGTTCACCGCTCGCGTCGGTCTCGAGTCGGGGGTTCGATCGCTGGTCGGTGATCGACGGGAGAGGTCGACCGACGAAACCGCCGGTGCCGGGCTCGAGGAACCCGAAGAACGGTTCGGGTAGTGGCGTAGAAGGCACTGTCACCCGTCGTCGTGTTCGATCGAGGGAGAGTAACGCCAACGTATTTTTACTGGCTAAATCCGGGGCAAATCCGCGCTAGCCGTTCCGAACGTCCGCTCGAGTTTATTCGGTTCCTCGAGCAAAGCGTAGCGGTACCATGTCCGGCACGTGTTCCGCCGTGAGTGACCACGCGCTGGAGTCGCGGTCCGGTTGTCGGTCAGTGTCTGCCGTATGCGGACAGCTCACCGAAAATCCGTCGGTGAAACGGAATGCCGGATCGGCGTGAGATACTGTCTGGAGAGTAACAGAACATGAGGTATAAAAAACGATTTGTAGAGCGCTCACGAGGGTACAGGACATGAACCACGCGTATACGACCGCTCCACAGCCATGAGCATCGGATGGTGGGGTCTCACTCCGACCGAGGCGCTCGAATCGTCGACCGACGGTGTGGTCGCATCCGCGGTTACGGCGAGTTCCCGGTTCGGGTTGGGCTCGGAGGCCCTGCGGCCGCTTCAGGGAGAGGGGAGTGCCCACGTCGCGGCCCTCGCCGGGATGATCGCCCTCGCAGTGCTCGGCGGGCTACTCGTCGCTCGGAATCGATACGAGGAACCGCCCTCGTTCGCGAACCAGAGCGACCATCCCGGCGAGGAGTTCGTGACCGATCGGGAGCGCATTCGGCAACTCCTCAGCGAGAACGGCGGCCGGATGAAGCAATCGAATATCGTTGATTCCGTCGACTGGTCGAAAGCGAAGGTCAGCCGACTGCTCGCCGACCTCGAGGAGGACGACCAGATCACGAAACTTCGACTCGGGCGGGAGAACCTGGTCTGTCTCCCGGGATACGAACCGACGGCTTCGAAATCGCCCGAGCAGGCAAACGACGACTAGCGAACGTCCCAGAACTGCACGGAGTCGAATCCGGCTGGGGGTCTCGAGTTCGGCCTGTAGCCGACGCGTCGGAAGGGACTGGTGGCGTCCCACGTCGATATCCCATGGTCGAAGGTGGCTGGGGATGCCCAGCCCGCCCCTCGTGAGTAGTTCGATCCTACAGCCGACGCGTGAGCGGCACCGATCGGTGGTCGATCGCTCAGAGACCCGAGAGCGGAGCCAACGTCCACGCTCGGTCGTCGAGAGACCGGTGGGGTCGGCGACCGCTCGTTCATGTCAACAATCGTTGGTTTCCGTGGTCGAAGCTACCACTGAAGCGGTCACCGAAGGGTCGTAGTATTCGATTTCTCAACGTAATGGTTCTCCCGGTTTATCCGCGCTACTCACGTCAGAGACGGATGCCCACACGGGCAACTATGAACGCACGCAACCAGTTACTCGTCGTCCTTACCGCGCTGATGCTCGTTTGCTCGAGCGGGGCGATGGTGGCAGCCGCGACATCCGGCGACACCATCGATCAGAGCAGCGACGTCAGCGAGGACGAGTACGACACCGCAGACAACGAATCGACAGAGGAAACGGCAGACGAACAGGAGGTAGCTGAAACGGCAGACGACACGGACGCTGAACTGGAGCCCGACGCCGACTCCGAAAACGAGTCGGATGGCTCACAAGGCGCGTACGTGACGTTTAACGACCAGACGATCGAGGACGATACGGTCGTCGTCGAGAACGTCTCGCTGGCGAGTCCAGGCTTCGTGACGATTCACGATAGCAGTCTTCTCGAAGGAAACGTCCTCGAGAGCGTCATCGGGACCTCGGAGTATCTCGAAGCCGGCACCTACGAGAACGTCGAGATCACGCTCGACGAGTCGCTCGAGGACGAGCACGACCGGCGTCCGCGTGAGCGTGCCGGCGACGGCCGCGTAGGGACCGCGACCGAAGACGACGTCGGGATCGAACCGGATCGCTTGGAGCCCGATCGAGAGGAACTGGCCACCCAGTTCGCGGCCGAACGCGAGCGTCGAGTAGCCCTCCGTTTCGTGGTCGCCGTACACCCGGTAGGGAACGCCGAAATAGTCGAGGAGATCGGTCGTACAGGCGTACTCCCGAGTAAGCACGAGCACGTCGTGTCCCGCCCGCTCGAGGCGGTCGACGGCGTGTCGGTACAGGTGGACGTGTGCGGGCGTATTGGCCAGGACGAGGATCCGCATCGGCCACACCTACACCCCCTCGACCCTTTGTAATCGTATCGCTACGGGGGACCACGGTCGGAAAGTACCGGCTACGAGAGACACGTCTAGCTGTACGTGAAGAACAATCCCGGAGCGAGGTGGCTAACAAAACGGCTCCGGCTCGTCCCTGCGGACGACTCGAGATGCACGTTCTGACGGTGACGACGAACGAGGACGCCCCGTTCCTGACCCAGCAGGTTGACGCACTCGAGGAGCGGGGGGTCTCCGTTTCGACGGTGTCGATCGCAGGGGAGGTCGACGCCGATACCGACCGGAGCCCGACGGATTACGTCCGGACCGTCCCACGACTCCTCCGGGAGGCGAGGAACGGCTACGACCTGCTCCACGCCCACTACGGGTTGACCGCGCCGATGGCGCTCGCACAGCTCCGAACGCCGGTCGTCCTCTCGTTGTGGGGGTCGGACGTACACGGCCCCGTCGGCCCGATCAGCCGGCTCTCCGCGCCGTTCTGTGACGCGGTCGTCGTCATGTCCGAGGAGATGCGCGAGGTGATCGGCGACGACTGTACGGTGATCCCCGACGGCGTCGACCTCGAGACGTTCCGGCCGGAGCCACAGGCGCGAGCCAGGGACCGGGTCGGGTGGGACGACGGGGAGGACGCTTATAATGTGCTTTTCCCGTACTCGCCCGCACGCGGGGTGAAAAATTATCCACGGGCAGAGCGTATCGTGACCGTCGTCGACAACCTCCTCGAGCGGCCGGTCCGGCTCCGGACCGTCTACGGCGTCGACCACGACGCCGTGCCCGACTACATGAACGCCGCCGACGCGCTCCTGTTGACCTCCTACAGCGAGGGGTCGCCCAACTCGGTGAAGGAAGCCCTGGCCTGTAACCTGCCAGTAGTCGCCGTCGACGTCGGCGACGTCCGGGAGCGACTGGCCGGCGTCGCTCCCTCACGCGTCGCCACCAGCGACGAGGAGCTAATCCGGGGGTTGATCGACGTCCTCGAGCGCGGGGAGCGATCCAACGGCCGCGAGGCCGCCCGCGAGGTCAGCATCGACCGGACCGCAGAGCGGATGCTCGAGGTATACGAGCGGGTCGCCGGCCGACCCATCGAGACCGACAGCGAGAAACGGCCCGCACGGAGCGCGACTCGACTCGAGTGAGCTCCTCGAGATCGCTATCGCACCGTCGCCGCTCCAGAGTACGGTACCTGCTATAGTAGTCGTTGAACCGATGGACGCATCGCTCGCGAATCAGCGGCCAGCACGAACGATGCTGGCCGCTCGAGTGCGAGCGGGGGTGCAATGACGTTCAACGACTACTATAGTTCTCCGTGTCGGGCCCGAGTGCAACGCGGTCGAGTTCGATCGTCTCGAACGCCTGATCGCTCGAGAGGATCGCGTCGTTCGCGAGCGCAGCGTGGAAGGCGTCGAACGTGTTCAACCCGTCGTCGATGTACGCCGACGCCTGAAAAACGGCATCCGGATCGACGTCCGTCTCGGCGAGTTCGAGGATCGCGAGCGTCGCTTCCTCTCGATCAAAGGCGAACCGCTCTTCGACCAGAAAGAGTTCGATGAACGTCGCCAGCGAGACCTCGAGGTCACCGCGATGCGACTCGAGCGGATCGTCCGGAACAGGCATGAGTTTGATATCGTCTTCCAGTTCGACGAGTCGGTACCGCTCGCCGAAGCGCTCGCGGACCGCCTTCGGAATCGTGATCCGTCCGCGTTCGTCCGTCGTGATCCCGGACGGACACATCTATCGACGACGTGCGGGCAAGAAGTGAATCTACTCCCATCTGTTCCACTCGAGTGGGAAATTCGGGCTCCGTCGTTCGGTCGAGCCGGTGCGATGTGAGTTACGTGAAACCACCCGGGTCCGCTTCATCGCTTCGGGCACGTGTGCCTCGAGCGCGACGAGTGCCCTGACGGCCGCGAAGCCGCTCGCGCGGTCGGCATCGACCGGACCGCAGAGCGGATGCTCGAGGTGCACGAGCGGGTGGCTAGTCAGGGTGTCGACCCTGATGGGAAAAGGATCCAGACCGAATCATATTTTTCTAATAATCTAAGTCATAAATTATAAGTTGATATAGTAGTTATCATATTATATGTCGGATAGATATTCCAACATGCCAACTCGTCGTAGTGCTCTGAGAAAGATTGCTATCGGTTGGGAGTAGCCTATCACTTCCGACTACTGTGGTGGGTCAAGGAAGTGCAACGCTTGGACAGGTTCGCTCCAATGATTTTGAACCCCAGTGTGGCGGTGGAGGTCAGAGCAATCCTCATGTTCGAGATAGTTCAGTAAAGTCGAATTTTCCAAATGGAGAAGGGAAGATGTTCAGTTCGGCTGGGAGTGCGTATGGACAAACCAGCGATATCGTTTGGACTGGTGAACATTGGACCGTTGATTTTCATACGTGGTCCTTTGCGGTGAATTCATACGAATTAGACTCCGGCGAAACTGGCACTGAGCCGATTTATCGTGGCCAGCATCGTATACAGGTTGATATGGAAACGAAACCCGACTTGGTCTCGACACAACCCTATGATGATGTAGAATGGGGAATCAGCATCGTCGGACGGTCGGAAGCATCACACAAGGTCGATGAAGCAGTTGTATCTACGGCAAACAAAATTCTGTCGAACATGACGGAAGGAGTCGGATCAGTAGTTGATGCGATTGGTATCTATAACCGATTACAGAAGGCCACCGTTGGTGCAGATATCGACAAGACATGGGTTCCGTCTCAGGGTCAGCAGCGCCTCGGTCATTATCTCCGATGGACCCATACTTATCCGCCACAGGACGAGCTCGGAGAATCAAGTATTACTGGGGCGATTACTAACAAGTTATCTAATGCGTTATATAAGACGGAAGTTGAATGGACCGGCGATAGAGAGCCAACTGAGAGATATGAGCATACATATAATTATTATGTGCCAGTCGGCCCAAAACCGACAAGCTTGTCGCAAAAAGCGAGCAAAAAGAATCTCATCGAGAAACGTCCCGCCAAAGAGGTGAATAATGATAATATTGAAGCAAGCGGTGATGAGGAAGTATACGTTCTCCGTCCTGAAGCGTTCAACCAGCCAAATAACGTGTGTTAATATCCACCTGAATTTGGAGAGATCTGAATGACTATAATGGGGCGAAAATCGATTCTTATTGTTTCATTGTTACTCTTTGGTATCGCGATGATAGCGAACCCGTACTATTTTTGGCCACACCACGGTGACGAGGCGTACGAACTCGAGGTCGGGGAGCCGATCGGCGGGGCGGACGACGCGGTCCCGATCGAATCGTTGCCGTCCGAAACAGCCAGGGCGATCGACGAGGCCCTTGAGGCGTACGAATCCGACGCCGAACCGCCCGTCTACGAGAGTCGGGCGGACGTCCCGACGGATGGGATACCGTCCGAGTCGGGCCGACCCGCCGTGAGGGCCGACGGAACGGACTACGTCCTGATGATCTCCGAGGTGGATCGATCCCCACCGCTCCTACCCGAGAGTCCGCTCGTTCGCGCGGTGATGGGATCCGTCGGCGCAGTCGCAATTACGCTCGGCGCGGTGACGGCGGTGACGGGGAGTAGCCGACTCACGACGCGGCGGGCGTGGGCCATCGTCACGGCCCTCGGCGTCGTTCTGGGCGCGACGATCGCCTACGACGGCGGGGTCCACGGTGTCGCGATTACCGGGCCCGGAACTGGCCCGCTGGATGCGATCGTCGGAACGCAGGGACGAACGGCCCTCGGTGTCCTCGCGTGGTTCCTCCCGGCGATCGGTCTCGTCATCGGCGTGGCGTTTCGACGGCGACGATGGCGGGACGGTTCGAGACACGTCGGCGAGCCCCTCTGCGTGCTCGCCTTCGTCGTCGTCACGTGGCTGTTCACGGTACCCGGGATACTCCTCGGAATACTGATTGGCGAAGAAGCCCAGTAATTCGGCCGCGTACGGGAGAAAGGGGACTCGAACTTACCGGATTTCCGCCTGGTACCACTCCATCGCCTCGGGGACGTGGGCCTCGAGGGGGCGATACTCGTACCCCAGTTCCTCGCTGGCTTTCCGCGAACTGTAGAACAGCCGCCGGGTCGCGAGCGTTGCCATCTCCCGGTCGAAGGGGAACACGCGCCGATCGGCGACGGCGTCGACGACCTCGGCGACGGGGCCGGCGGCGTGGATGGCCGTCGCGGGAACCCGGATCCGCGCGGGCGAGCCGCCGACGGTCTCGGCGATCCGGGAGACCGCCCGGTCGTAGGTGAGGTTCTCGCCGCCGAGGATGTAGTGCTCGCCGGCGGTACCGCGGTCGTATGCCGCCAGCAGGCCGTCGACGACGTCCGAGACGCCGACGATGCTCAGCCCGCCGGGGAGGTGTGCGGGCATCGTCCGTTCGACGCCCATCGAGAGCAGTTGTGCGGTGAACGCCCCGTCGCCGGGACCGAAGATCGACGTGGGATGGACGGTGACGGCGTCTCCGTCGGTGTCGGCGTACCGATCGACCAGGTCCTCCGCCTCGGCTTTCGAGGCCTGATAGGCCCCGATCGGCTCGGCGACATCGGTCTCGTCGGCGAAATCGGCGTCCCCCTGCGGACGGCGCGTCCCGGACGTACTGGTGAAGACGACCCGGCCCACGTCGCCGTCGCGACAGGCCTCGAGTACCCGCTCGGTGCCGTCGCGGTTCACTTCCCGGACCGTCTCGGGGCCGGCGCTCCAGAGGCCGATCCCCGCGAGGTGGAAGACGGCGTCGGCCCCGTCGACCAGCGGCCGCAGCGTCTCGGTGTCGAGAACGTCACCGACGTGCCACTCGACGCCCTCGAGGTCGCCACGATCCGACGTCGGCCGGCAGAGTCCGCGGACCGTCCAGCCGTCGGCGAGCAGTCGGCGACAGAGCCGCGAGCCGAGAAATCCGGTCGCGCCGGTGACCGCCGCAATCGGCGGATCGGTCGGTCCGGTCATCGACCGCCCTCGAGTTGGGGCGGCACGGCGTCGCCGGCCACTGCCGCGTAGACCCGGTACGCAGTCGAGACGGCGGGATGCATATCGTCCGACGGCGGCAACTCGCCGTCGGGAATCCGCTCTCGCAGCCGATCGAAG contains:
- a CDS encoding NAD-dependent epimerase/dehydratase family protein; amino-acid sequence: MTGPTDPPIAAVTGATGFLGSRLCRRLLADGWTVRGLCRPTSDRGDLEGVEWHVGDVLDTETLRPLVDGADAVFHLAGIGLWSAGPETVREVNRDGTERVLEACRDGDVGRVVFTSTSGTRRPQGDADFADETDVAEPIGAYQASKAEAEDLVDRYADTDGDAVTVHPTSIFGPGDGAFTAQLLSMGVERTMPAHLPGGLSIVGVSDVVDGLLAAYDRGTAGEHYILGGENLTYDRAVSRIAETVGGSPARIRVPATAIHAAGPVAEVVDAVADRRVFPFDREMATLATRRLFYSSRKASEELGYEYRPLEAHVPEAMEWYQAEIR
- a CDS encoding AbrB/MazE/SpoVT family DNA-binding domain-containing protein, with product MCPSGITTDERGRITIPKAVRERFGERYRLVELEDDIKLMPVPDDPLESHRGDLEVSLATFIELFLVEERFAFDREEATLAILELAETDVDPDAVFQASAYIDDGLNTFDAFHAALANDAILSSDQAFETIELDRVALGPDTENYSSR